The following proteins are encoded in a genomic region of Amphiura filiformis chromosome 18, Afil_fr2py, whole genome shotgun sequence:
- the LOC140139299 gene encoding uncharacterized protein, whose translation MKLETNSVKRHKGISYRRRINVLNNSKKRHNHIADTFDNGSSSSFEPLPTLKEKVAQKRTPFSDCLQASNMKGTRKSNKEQKLGGLKYTQNSAKHGKENCQPSNKEDAARKLKRHRVENAKGEWEYFPKIPLHLELNHSDEIDVQRALSFPKNSKERRFELDKIRYTGNYFHNIGVYEQGQGQIIPWRRPPASEVRFFTADDYLPCPHCLAFFLRWDLWRHAKHCQHKKAEEIDDEDSVNRRLQELSVMLLPPPKGASQGMKDVIARSKSKDDIFLAAKNDALIMKMGSELFHLHGHMKHLHTYISQKTRELGRFLISARNLSQELTSLDDCIDPRHFKLVAEAARNVAGYDDITKKYKTPSLALKVGYSLRKCAEIVLGEAYMTDDRNMARRAKKFVKLYEMDWKNEVSSHALRTMHEEKWVKPSTLPLTQDVQKLHSYLERKAQKHKAALTEEVTKDGWYSFCEITLAQLALFNRRRGGEAERLKLDSFQSQVKNQSPMDESVLVALSKFERHLVKTLTRVVCRGKKGKRPVPIILSKSLMESVNLLIATRESAGVHKDNPYLFARAYQSSTGPLSTHTCLRKFANACGAEIPENLTTTRLRKHIATMSQVLQLATYLGHSEAIHRQYYRLPQDVWQVAKVSKILMAMERGTDVTSVEDVDLEDQGKTKYIVARF comes from the exons ATGAAATTGGAGACAAATTCAGTGAAGAGACACAAAGGCATCTCATACAGAAGAAGAATAAATGTTTTGAACAACTCAAAGAAGCGCCACAATCACATTGCTGATACATTTGACAATGGATCGTCAAGCTCTTTTGAACCTCTTCCTACACTTAAAGAAAAAGTAGCACAGAAAAGGACACCTTTCAGTGACTGTTTGCAAGCATCAAATATGAAAGGCACAAGGAAGTCAAACAAAGAACAAAAGCTTGGTGGGTTGAAGTATACACAGAATAGCGCTAAACATGGTAAAGAAAACTGCCAACCATCAAATAAAGAAGATGCAGCTAGGAAATTGAAGAGACATAGAGTTGAGAATGCAAAAGGCGAATG GGAATATTTCCCAAAAATACCACTGCATCTGGAGTTGAATCATTCTGATGAGATTGATGTTCAAAGAGCCTTGAGTTTCCCAAAGAATTCAAAGGAAAGACGTTTTGAGCTTGATAAAATCCGCTACACCGgtaattattttcataatattgGAGTCTATGAGCAAGGTCAGGGCCAAATTATTCCGTGGAGAAGACCTCCTGCATCTGAAGTCAGATTTTTCACAGCTGATGATTACTTACCGTGTCCACATTGTTTGGCCTTTTTCTTGAGATGGGACTTGTGGCGACATGCTAAACATTGCCAGCACAAGAAAGCAGAAGAAATAGATGACGAAGACAGTGTTAACCGGCGCTTGCAGGAATTAAGTGTGATGCTGTTGCCACCACCAAAGGGAGCATCTCAGGGTATGAAAGATGTAATAGCACGGTCAAAGAGTAAAGATGACATATTCTTAGCCGCCAAGAATGATGCTCTCATCATGAAAATGGGTTCGGAGCTCTTTCACCTACATGGGCACATGAAGCATTTACATACGTATATTTCACAAAAGACAAGAGAGCTTGGTAGGTTCTTAATTTCTGCAAGGAATCTGAGTCAGGAGCTAACAAGTCTAGATGATTGCATAGACCCTAGGCACTTCAAACTAGTGGCAGAAGCTGCGAGAAATGTTGCAGGTTATGATGACATAACCAAGAAATACAAGACCCCGTCATTGGCCTTGAAGGTTGGATACTCACTGCGCAAATGTGCAGAAATTGTGCTAGGAGAAGCATACATGACAGATGACAGAAACATGGCACGGAGAGCTAAGAAGTTCGTTAAGTTATATGAGATGGACTGGAAGAATGAGGTGTCTTCCCATGCACTGAGAACCATGCATGAAGAGAAATGGGTGAAGCCAAGTACACTGCCTTTAACACAAGATGTTCAGAAACTTCACAGCTACCTTGAGAGAAAGGCACAGAAGCACAAAGCTGCCCTGACAGAAGAGGTAACAAAAGATGGATGGTACAGCTTCTGTGAAATAACTTTAGCACAACTAGCTCTCTTTAatagaagaagaggaggagaagCAGAACGCTTGAAACTTGATAGCTTCCAATCACAGGTTAAAAACCAATCTCCCATGGATGAGTCTGTACTTGTAGCATTAAGCAAGTTTGAGCGTCATTTGGTGAAAACGCTTACAAGAGTGGTTTGTCGTGGGAAGAAAGGCAAAAGGCCAGTACCTATCATCCTGAGCAAATCATTAATGGAGTCAGTTAACCTCCTCATTGCTACCAGAGAATCAGCAGGAGTGCATAAGGATAACCCATACCTATTTGCCCGTGCTTACCAAAGTAGCACTGGACCACTATCAACACATACCTGTCTAAGGAAGTTTGCTAATGCATGTGGGGCAGAGATTCCAGAGAATTTGACCACAACACGTCTAAGGAAACACATCGCTACAATGAGTCAAGTTTTACAGCTTG ctaCCTATTTGGGCCATTCCGAGGCCATTCACAGACAGTATTATCGACTTCCACAGGATGTGTGGCAAGTAGCTAAGGTTTCTAAGATTTTGATGGCAATGGAAAGAGGAACTGATGTCACAAGCGTGGAGGACGTTGACCTGGAGGATCAAGGTAAAACAAAGTACATTGTAGCAAGGTTTTGA